A region from the Desulfoglaeba alkanexedens ALDC genome encodes:
- a CDS encoding MlaA family lipoprotein, which produces MAEALADKGKTLKRLCMTLVLSSVFLLSWHAPQASLQGFFSPARAWAQSGGDFSDEDFLDPFAEETEEGGIRDPLEPLNRAFFQFNDRLYFWVLKPTATVYGAFIPEGVRVALRRAFENILMPVRFVNNLLQGKVDRAGVEVARFALNSTLGAGGLFDPAAWEFGIKAHDEDLGQTLGVYGIGHGIYIHWPIFGPSSIRDTIGTVGDCFLDPVFYLTPGIAESIAVVSADRVNRASLRIGEYEDFKKSALDPYVAMRNAYFQYRSEQVKK; this is translated from the coding sequence ATGGCGGAAGCTCTGGCGGATAAGGGGAAGACGCTGAAGCGGCTGTGCATGACGCTGGTCTTGTCGAGCGTGTTTCTTTTATCCTGGCATGCGCCCCAGGCGTCGCTCCAGGGATTCTTTTCCCCTGCGCGCGCATGGGCTCAATCCGGCGGCGATTTTTCCGACGAGGATTTTCTTGATCCGTTCGCGGAAGAAACCGAAGAAGGCGGTATCCGGGACCCGCTCGAGCCGCTCAACCGGGCCTTCTTTCAGTTCAACGACCGACTCTACTTCTGGGTGTTGAAACCGACCGCGACGGTTTACGGAGCGTTCATCCCGGAAGGCGTTCGTGTGGCGCTGAGGCGGGCCTTCGAAAACATCCTGATGCCGGTTCGGTTCGTCAACAACCTGCTTCAGGGGAAAGTGGACCGGGCGGGAGTGGAAGTGGCCCGATTCGCTCTCAATTCGACCCTGGGAGCGGGGGGGCTCTTCGATCCGGCCGCCTGGGAATTCGGCATCAAAGCCCATGATGAAGACCTGGGACAGACCTTGGGCGTGTACGGCATCGGACACGGTATTTATATTCACTGGCCTATTTTCGGACCGTCGTCCATCCGGGACACGATCGGGACCGTCGGCGATTGTTTCCTGGATCCCGTCTTTTACCTGACCCCGGGCATTGCGGAATCCATTGCTGTTGTAAGCGCCGACCGGGTCAACCGCGCCTCGCTGCGAATCGGCGAGTACGAAGATTTCAAGAAATCGGCCCTGGATCCCTACGTGGCCATGCGGAACGCCTACTTCCAGTACCGATCGGAACAGGTCAAGAAGTAG
- a CDS encoding DUF4301 family protein, with protein MGLEMFSEEDRRFMTSLGIDERRVLEQLTMFEKGARFARLDRPCTLGDGILQVPAERRPHYEVLHAEAASAGRFSWFVPASGAATRMFQALFKVFKESPPPSRDAMERRARQGDRDAAAFLEFVENAHRFAFYNDWKNAMARCGLDLESELAAGRYATALEFLLTERGLHYGYLPKALLKFHAYPDGARTAFEEHLVEAISIVKDGHGVCRQHFTVSPEHEALFRELARVAAASYGRKYGAVFEITFSHQSPGTQTLAVDRDNRPVRDAGGRLVFRPCGHGALLGNLNDLQADVVFIKNIDNVVPDHLKGATIAWKKVLAGVLLDIQQRAHGFVRALKSDRYAAVLEDAAAFVKETFLCEVPVGGTSREALRDGLLDRLDRPLRVCGMVKNVGAPGGGPFWVQGDDRRLSRQIVEKAQVDWSDESQRAAWEKASHFNPVDLVCAVRDAAGRPYDLMRYRDPQAVLITVKSMEGREVKALELPGLWNGSMAYWNTIFVEVPLETFNPVKTVNDLLRPEHQPG; from the coding sequence ATGGGGTTGGAGATGTTTTCGGAGGAAGACCGGCGATTCATGACATCCCTGGGGATCGACGAACGGCGGGTTTTGGAGCAGTTGACCATGTTCGAAAAGGGGGCCCGTTTCGCTCGGCTGGACCGGCCGTGCACCTTGGGCGACGGCATTCTCCAGGTGCCCGCGGAGCGGCGTCCGCACTACGAGGTGCTTCATGCCGAGGCGGCTTCGGCGGGCCGGTTTTCCTGGTTTGTTCCCGCTTCCGGAGCGGCAACGCGAATGTTTCAGGCGCTTTTTAAGGTGTTCAAGGAATCGCCGCCTCCATCCCGCGATGCGATGGAGCGGAGAGCCCGGCAGGGGGACCGCGACGCCGCGGCCTTCCTTGAATTCGTGGAGAACGCTCATCGTTTCGCGTTCTACAACGACTGGAAAAACGCCATGGCCCGGTGCGGCTTGGATCTCGAAAGCGAACTAGCCGCAGGGCGCTACGCGACGGCGCTGGAGTTCCTGCTGACGGAGAGGGGACTCCATTACGGATACCTGCCCAAGGCGCTCTTGAAATTCCATGCCTATCCCGACGGGGCTCGGACGGCCTTCGAGGAACACCTGGTTGAAGCCATTTCGATCGTGAAGGACGGTCATGGGGTCTGCCGCCAGCACTTTACGGTGAGTCCCGAGCACGAGGCCCTGTTCCGGGAACTCGCCCGGGTCGCGGCGGCTTCCTACGGAAGGAAATACGGGGCGGTCTTCGAGATTACCTTCTCGCACCAGAGTCCGGGCACGCAGACTCTCGCCGTGGACAGGGACAACCGGCCGGTTCGGGACGCCGGCGGCCGCCTGGTCTTTCGGCCCTGCGGCCATGGAGCTCTTCTGGGAAACTTGAACGATCTCCAAGCCGATGTGGTTTTTATCAAGAATATCGATAACGTGGTTCCGGATCACCTGAAGGGAGCGACGATCGCCTGGAAAAAGGTGCTGGCCGGGGTGCTCCTGGACATCCAGCAGAGGGCTCATGGATTCGTCCGCGCTCTGAAAAGTGACCGGTACGCCGCGGTGCTGGAGGATGCGGCCGCTTTTGTGAAGGAAACGTTTTTGTGCGAGGTGCCGGTGGGTGGGACTTCCCGGGAAGCCCTGCGGGATGGGCTCCTGGATCGCCTGGACCGGCCCCTCAGGGTCTGCGGCATGGTGAAGAATGTGGGAGCCCCGGGCGGCGGTCCCTTCTGGGTGCAGGGGGACGACAGGCGCCTCAGCCGGCAGATCGTGGAAAAGGCCCAGGTGGACTGGTCTGATGAGTCTCAGCGGGCGGCGTGGGAAAAGGCCAGCCATTTCAACCCGGTGGACCTGGTGTGCGCGGTGCGGGATGCGGCCGGCCGGCCGTACGATCTCATGCGTTATCGAGATCCTCAGGCCGTCTTAATCACGGTCAAGTCCATGGAGGGCCGGGAGGTGAAGGCCTTGGAGCTTCCAGGGCTTTGGAACGGAAGCATGGCCTACTGGAACACGATTTTCGTGGAAGTGCCGCTGGAGACCTTCAATCCCGTTAAGACGGTAAACGATCTGCTGCGGCCGGAACACCAGCCGGGGTGA
- a CDS encoding sigma-54 interaction domain-containing protein, with protein sequence MIEKYSHAELAALHEIARVLSRPDELKDQLQSVLDILSGRLGMERGMISILDLKTGEAWLDVARGVDVEVGKISYRPGEGITGKVAQTGRPMAIADLGKEAHFLDRTGARKALNRRELTFLCVPIFYQGRVVGVLSADKLSRTVEDLDREIELLSAVAELAGKVVHFRAVEEENRRLRRILAEARRPKTSIIGRSKGIQEVLRLIDQVADTNTTVLIHGETGTGKELVARAIHENSRRSKGPLIRVNCAAMPDSLLESELFGHERGAFTGAVTRRRGRFEEAQAGTIFLDEVGELSPVAQAKLLRVLQEREFQPLGSSRTVKVDVRVVAATNKDLEAEVARGGFRSDLYYRLNVFPIFLPPLRERGPDILLLADFFVLKYAREFGKPVARISTPAIDLLMAYHWPGNVRELENCIERAVLLASGDAIEARQLPPTLQMKPAELQEGVRGKLDVLVSAFERDLITEALKDARGNQAQAARLLGSTKRIIQYKVKKYCIDPVRFRSRDRS encoded by the coding sequence ATGATCGAAAAGTATTCACATGCGGAATTGGCCGCACTGCACGAAATCGCCCGGGTGCTTTCTCGGCCCGACGAATTGAAGGACCAGCTCCAGAGTGTTCTCGACATCCTGAGCGGCAGGTTGGGGATGGAACGGGGGATGATTTCCATCTTGGACCTCAAGACCGGTGAAGCCTGGTTGGACGTGGCCCGGGGTGTGGACGTGGAGGTCGGGAAGATTTCCTATCGACCCGGGGAAGGGATTACCGGCAAGGTGGCCCAGACCGGCCGGCCCATGGCCATTGCCGACTTGGGGAAAGAGGCTCATTTTCTGGACCGGACGGGGGCCAGGAAGGCCCTCAACCGCAGGGAACTCACGTTCCTTTGCGTTCCCATCTTCTACCAGGGCCGGGTGGTGGGCGTGCTTTCCGCGGACAAGCTGAGCCGAACGGTGGAAGACCTGGACCGTGAGATCGAGCTCCTTTCCGCCGTGGCGGAACTGGCGGGGAAGGTGGTCCATTTTCGGGCCGTGGAAGAAGAAAACCGGCGGCTTCGCCGGATTCTTGCGGAAGCCCGCCGCCCGAAAACGAGTATCATCGGCCGTTCCAAAGGAATTCAGGAAGTACTGCGGCTCATCGACCAGGTGGCGGACACCAACACCACGGTGCTCATTCACGGGGAAACCGGCACCGGCAAAGAGCTGGTGGCGCGGGCCATTCACGAAAACAGCCGCCGGAGCAAGGGGCCGCTGATCCGGGTCAACTGCGCCGCCATGCCCGACAGCCTGCTGGAAAGCGAGTTGTTCGGCCACGAAAGGGGAGCTTTTACGGGAGCGGTGACGCGGCGGCGGGGTCGTTTTGAAGAAGCCCAGGCCGGGACCATCTTTCTCGACGAAGTGGGGGAACTGTCGCCGGTGGCCCAGGCCAAGCTTCTCCGAGTGCTGCAGGAACGGGAGTTCCAGCCCCTTGGTTCATCCCGGACCGTGAAGGTGGATGTGCGCGTGGTGGCCGCAACCAACAAGGACCTGGAAGCGGAAGTCGCCCGAGGCGGCTTTCGTTCGGATCTTTATTACCGGCTCAACGTGTTTCCCATCTTTCTGCCGCCGCTCAGGGAACGAGGGCCCGACATTCTGCTTCTGGCCGATTTTTTCGTCCTGAAATACGCTCGGGAATTCGGGAAGCCGGTGGCCCGGATCTCCACCCCCGCCATCGATCTCCTCATGGCCTATCACTGGCCGGGCAACGTGCGTGAACTGGAAAACTGTATTGAACGCGCCGTCCTCCTGGCCTCCGGCGACGCCATCGAAGCCCGCCAGCTTCCGCCCACCCTCCAGATGAAACCCGCCGAACTGCAGGAAGGCGTCCGGGGAAAGCTGGACGTCCTGGTGAGCGCCTTCGAGCGGGATCTCATCACAGAAGCCCTCAAAGACGCTCGGGGAAACCAGGCGCAGGCGGCGAGGCTCCTCGGGAGCACCAAAAGGATCATCCAATACAAGGTGAAGAAATACTGCATCGATCCCGTTCGTTTCCGTTCCAGGGACCGGTCGTGA
- a CDS encoding NAD+ synthase, whose product MKIGMAQIDPTVGDFEGNSEKICRFAERARREACDLVVFPEMAVTGYPPRDLLEKSGFVARSRRYWDRLARASEGIGMICGAVTENRDGPGKPLYNAALFFEDGRLIAEARKRLLPSYDVFDEERYFEPGREPCWVDFRGKRLGITVCEDIWTEEPFLPRALYRVNPVMDLAAASIDLLVNVSASPFHVGKAEWVGGLLRSHAARVGVPVVYVNQVGGNDELIFQGRSVVWDPGGRRLACGADFREDLVTWDSETGNGDDHAGSLDAPEEVIEALALGLRDYAAKCGFSRAVLGLSGGIDSAVTACLAKLALGAENVLGVGMPGPYNAPESLEDAGEVARRLGMDFRVVPIHRPFEAFAEVLAPVFQGTAPDVTEENLQARLRGVILMALSNKFNRLLLNTGNKSELAVGYCTLYGDMNGGLSVLGDVPKTMVYRVAERINGRYGWIPDRTVRRPPSAELRPGQKDEDSLPPYDVLDPILAAYVEERLSAEEIASRGWDLETVRWVVHRVDGNEYKRWQAPPVLRVTSKAFGIGRRLPIAHGYREGRTA is encoded by the coding sequence ATGAAGATCGGGATGGCTCAAATCGACCCCACGGTGGGAGACTTCGAAGGCAATAGCGAAAAGATCTGCCGGTTTGCGGAAAGAGCTCGAAGGGAAGCGTGCGACCTGGTGGTTTTTCCCGAAATGGCCGTTACGGGCTATCCACCGCGGGACCTTTTGGAAAAATCGGGTTTCGTGGCGCGAAGCCGCCGGTATTGGGACCGACTGGCGCGGGCTTCGGAGGGCATAGGGATGATCTGCGGCGCGGTGACCGAAAACCGCGATGGACCGGGAAAGCCTTTGTACAATGCGGCGCTTTTTTTTGAAGACGGCCGGCTGATCGCCGAAGCCAGAAAGCGGCTGCTGCCGTCCTACGACGTTTTCGATGAAGAACGGTACTTCGAACCGGGGCGGGAGCCGTGTTGGGTGGATTTTCGGGGAAAGCGGCTGGGGATCACCGTGTGCGAGGACATCTGGACGGAGGAGCCCTTCCTTCCCCGGGCTCTGTACCGGGTCAACCCGGTGATGGATCTGGCGGCCGCTTCCATCGACCTCCTGGTGAACGTTTCGGCGTCGCCCTTCCATGTGGGAAAGGCCGAATGGGTCGGCGGCCTCCTTCGTTCCCATGCCGCCAGGGTCGGGGTTCCCGTGGTCTACGTGAACCAGGTGGGAGGCAACGACGAGTTGATCTTTCAGGGGCGCAGCGTGGTGTGGGACCCCGGTGGGCGGCGATTGGCCTGCGGCGCGGATTTCCGGGAGGATCTTGTGACGTGGGACAGCGAGACCGGAAACGGCGACGATCATGCCGGAAGTCTCGACGCCCCCGAGGAAGTGATCGAAGCGCTGGCGTTGGGACTCCGGGACTATGCGGCCAAGTGCGGCTTCAGCCGGGCGGTGCTGGGGTTGAGCGGCGGGATCGATTCGGCGGTCACGGCGTGCCTGGCCAAGCTGGCCCTGGGCGCCGAAAACGTCCTTGGGGTCGGCATGCCGGGTCCGTACAATGCGCCGGAGAGCCTGGAGGACGCCGGGGAAGTGGCTCGCCGACTGGGCATGGATTTCCGCGTGGTTCCCATTCACCGGCCCTTTGAAGCCTTCGCCGAGGTCCTCGCTCCCGTCTTCCAGGGAACGGCTCCGGACGTCACCGAGGAGAACCTGCAGGCGCGTCTTCGAGGCGTGATCCTCATGGCGCTTTCCAATAAGTTCAACCGGCTGCTGCTCAACACGGGAAACAAGTCGGAACTGGCGGTAGGCTACTGCACGCTGTACGGCGATATGAACGGGGGTCTGTCGGTGCTTGGAGACGTTCCCAAGACCATGGTCTACCGGGTGGCGGAACGGATCAACGGCCGCTACGGCTGGATTCCCGATCGCACCGTTCGGCGGCCGCCTTCCGCGGAACTGCGGCCGGGCCAGAAGGACGAAGACTCCCTGCCGCCCTACGACGTGCTGGACCCGATCCTCGCGGCGTACGTGGAAGAGCGGCTTTCGGCCGAGGAGATCGCCTCCCGCGGCTGGGACCTCGAAACGGTCAGGTGGGTGGTTCATCGGGTGGACGGCAACGAATACAAGCGCTGGCAGGCGCCGCCGGTGCTCCGCGTGACCTCCAAGGCGTTTGGAATCGGGCGGCGCCTGCCCATCGCTCATGGATACCGGGAAGGAAGGACGGCATGA
- a CDS encoding P-II family nitrogen regulator, whose translation MKKIEAIVKPFKLDDVKDRLTEIGIKGMTVTEVRGFGRQKGHTEIYRGAEYVVDFLPKIKVEIVVSDDRVAEVVEAICEAARTGKIGDGKVFVTPVEECIRIRTGEWGEGAL comes from the coding sequence ATGAAGAAGATCGAAGCGATCGTCAAACCGTTCAAACTCGACGACGTGAAGGACCGCTTGACGGAAATCGGCATCAAGGGAATGACGGTGACGGAAGTCCGGGGCTTCGGCCGCCAGAAGGGCCACACGGAAATCTACCGTGGGGCCGAGTACGTGGTGGATTTTCTCCCGAAGATCAAGGTGGAGATCGTGGTGAGCGACGATCGGGTGGCGGAGGTGGTGGAAGCCATCTGTGAAGCGGCGCGGACGGGAAAGATCGGCGACGGGAAGGTGTTCGTGACTCCGGTGGAGGAATGCATCCGCATCCGCACGGGCGAATGGGGGGAAGGGGCGCTGTGA
- the glnD gene encoding [protein-PII] uridylyltransferase, which produces MNERTEREGFFALHRKLKEQRQAFSRFCAGDVPGVLAARTYAQTFLQVLQNGVRPMVSDERGWAFVAVGGFGRGELSFASDIDLLFLYHRRLPSFLEDLIRDLVYGLWDAEFEVGHVVTSVSGLRGLMREDFSAETTYLETRFIAGDPGFYADWRRALLKDYGRQRRRRFLDSLLRYCRGRLAQYGESSYLLEPHLKEGIGGLRDLHVARWAAMVFLGDGAFESMVQERWLSPEERHWLEQAQDFLWRVRLQLHGLVGRRQDQLLLGDQEPIALRLGFVDGTEGSAVEAFMRLYYRHTARIRRVTAFLMEKLQSEYGGGRKRKRRDRILPGPFLLEGEHLRFLEPEMIAKRPGILMQFFWQAAQSRAHFHHETGQLIRENLRHFTPEWREHPEVVAQFFEILTHPEMAFPVLKVMMETGFLEVFLPEFAHVRYRVQHDVYHLYTVDEHLLRTVRELHRLNTHEDEGPLKPALAALFADLKHPRVLYLAALIHDIGKGLGKNHAERGAEMAREMAGRFHLSGEESDLLVYLVRRHLLLAETALKRDLSDEKPVVRCAAEVEDRERLRMLYILTIADSKATGPGAWNTWRASLLRELYLKVDRILRRGELRMEDVRVRVAEIQRAVLALIADATERSRVSRWLDALSFRYLLSQPADAVVRHYRMEQELRKTPLVLDARPLEGEMWEVSVACQDRPGLFALITGVLWVHGLNVLAADIFTRRWGVALDVLRVESLPDPLHTEEIWEKIRGDLAAALADQKHMERLAARESRPSLIRKRCVPTKKDRVVIDEDASDFYTVIEVYTWDRPGVLHAITRTLYEMDLSIQIAKIATPGAQVVDVFYVTDLEGNKILDTSIHDTVKHRLLEVLARC; this is translated from the coding sequence ATGAACGAACGGACCGAAAGGGAGGGATTTTTCGCCCTGCACCGGAAATTGAAGGAGCAGCGGCAGGCGTTTTCCCGGTTCTGCGCCGGTGACGTCCCCGGGGTACTGGCCGCGCGGACCTATGCCCAGACCTTCCTCCAGGTCCTTCAGAATGGCGTCCGGCCGATGGTCTCGGACGAACGCGGATGGGCGTTCGTGGCCGTCGGAGGTTTCGGGCGGGGGGAACTGAGCTTCGCCTCCGACATCGACTTACTCTTTCTCTACCATCGACGCCTGCCGTCGTTCCTCGAAGACCTCATCCGCGACCTGGTCTACGGCCTGTGGGATGCGGAGTTCGAAGTGGGGCACGTGGTCACCTCCGTTTCGGGTCTGCGCGGCCTCATGCGCGAAGATTTTTCCGCGGAAACCACGTACCTGGAAACACGCTTCATCGCGGGGGACCCCGGCTTCTATGCGGACTGGCGCCGCGCACTCCTCAAAGACTACGGGCGGCAGCGGAGGCGCCGCTTTCTCGACTCCCTGCTGCGTTACTGCCGGGGGCGCCTCGCCCAGTACGGCGAAAGTTCCTACCTGCTGGAACCGCACCTCAAAGAGGGGATCGGAGGCCTTCGAGACCTGCATGTCGCCCGCTGGGCCGCCATGGTGTTTCTCGGAGACGGAGCTTTTGAAAGCATGGTGCAGGAAAGATGGTTGTCCCCGGAAGAGCGCCATTGGCTGGAGCAGGCCCAGGATTTCCTCTGGCGCGTCCGGCTCCAGCTGCACGGCCTCGTCGGGCGTCGCCAGGACCAGCTGCTGCTGGGGGACCAGGAACCCATCGCCCTCCGGCTGGGCTTCGTCGACGGTACGGAAGGCTCGGCCGTGGAAGCCTTCATGCGGCTCTACTACCGGCACACGGCCCGTATCCGCCGGGTCACGGCCTTTCTGATGGAAAAGCTTCAGTCGGAATACGGCGGAGGCCGCAAGAGAAAGCGCCGCGACCGAATTCTTCCCGGCCCGTTTCTCCTGGAAGGCGAACACCTGAGGTTCCTCGAACCGGAGATGATCGCCAAGCGCCCGGGCATCCTCATGCAGTTCTTCTGGCAGGCGGCTCAATCCCGCGCCCACTTTCACCACGAGACGGGCCAGCTGATCCGGGAAAACCTGCGGCATTTCACCCCCGAATGGCGCGAACACCCGGAAGTGGTGGCACAGTTTTTCGAGATCCTGACCCACCCGGAGATGGCGTTCCCGGTTCTCAAGGTGATGATGGAAACAGGGTTCCTGGAGGTTTTCCTTCCCGAGTTCGCTCACGTACGTTACCGCGTGCAGCACGACGTCTACCACCTCTACACCGTGGACGAACACCTCCTGCGAACGGTGAGGGAACTGCACCGGCTCAACACCCACGAAGACGAAGGCCCGTTGAAACCCGCGCTGGCCGCCCTTTTCGCCGACTTGAAACACCCCCGGGTGCTCTACCTCGCGGCGCTCATCCACGACATCGGCAAAGGGTTAGGGAAGAACCATGCGGAACGCGGTGCGGAAATGGCTCGGGAGATGGCCGGGAGGTTTCACCTGTCGGGGGAGGAATCCGATCTCCTGGTGTACCTGGTGCGCCGACACCTGCTGCTCGCCGAAACGGCTCTGAAGCGCGACCTGAGCGATGAAAAGCCGGTGGTGCGCTGTGCCGCGGAAGTGGAGGACCGGGAGCGGCTTCGAATGCTCTACATCCTAACCATCGCCGATTCCAAGGCCACAGGGCCCGGCGCCTGGAACACCTGGCGGGCGTCGCTTTTGAGAGAACTTTACCTCAAGGTGGACCGGATTCTCCGCCGCGGCGAACTCCGAATGGAAGACGTCCGTGTGCGGGTCGCCGAGATTCAGCGGGCGGTTCTGGCGCTGATCGCCGACGCAACGGAACGGAGCCGGGTGAGCCGCTGGCTCGACGCCCTGTCGTTCCGCTACCTGCTGTCTCAGCCGGCGGACGCCGTGGTCCGCCATTACCGGATGGAACAGGAACTCCGTAAGACTCCCCTGGTGCTCGACGCGCGGCCGCTGGAAGGCGAAATGTGGGAAGTGAGCGTCGCGTGCCAGGATCGGCCGGGTCTTTTCGCGCTCATCACCGGCGTCCTCTGGGTTCACGGCCTGAACGTTCTCGCCGCCGATATCTTCACGCGCCGGTGGGGCGTGGCCCTCGACGTGCTGCGCGTGGAAAGCCTGCCGGATCCCCTTCACACTGAAGAAATCTGGGAAAAGATCCGCGGCGACCTGGCGGCGGCCCTTGCGGATCAAAAACACATGGAACGACTGGCCGCCCGGGAAAGCCGGCCCTCCCTCATCCGCAAACGCTGCGTTCCCACCAAGAAGGACCGGGTGGTGATCGACGAAGACGCCTCCGATTTCTACACGGTCATCGAAGTGTACACCTGGGACCGGCCGGGCGTGCTCCATGCCATCACCCGAACGCTGTATGAAATGGATCTTTCCATCCAAATCGCCAAAATCGCCACCCCGGGAGCCCAAGTGGTGGACGTCTTCTACGTGACCGACCTCGAAGGCAACAAGATCCTGGACACTTCCATCCACGATACCGTGAAGCACAGGCTGCTGGAGGTACTGGCCCGGTGCTGA
- the glnA gene encoding type I glutamate--ammonia ligase produces MTPKEVMEYAKANGAKMVDFRFLDFPGIWQHFSVPISEFDESSFEEGFGFDGSSIRGWQPINASDMLVVPDPGTAVMDPFMQVPTLTVICNVVDPITKEKYTRDPRHIAQKAEAYLNFTGIGDTAYFGPEAEFFIFDDIRYDTASHFSYYHLDSVEGIWNSGRAENPNLGYKPRYKEGYFPVPPSDSLQDLRSEMVMIMQQVGLQIECQHHEVATAGQAEIDMRFAPLVKMGDQLMWFKYIIKNVARRHCKTVTFMPKPLFGDNGSGMHTHVSLWKEGKPLFAGDRYAGLSEMALHAVAGVLKHAAALCAFTNPTTNSYKRLVPGYEAPVNLAYSSRNRSASIRIPMYSPSPKAKRIEVRFPDPSCNGYIAFSALLMAVLDGIEKRMDPGEPLDKDIYALSPEELADVPSTPGSLDEAMKALENDNEFLLKGDVFTEDVIETWIKYKREREVDPVRLRPHPYEFMLYYDI; encoded by the coding sequence ATGACCCCGAAAGAAGTGATGGAGTACGCGAAGGCCAACGGCGCCAAGATGGTGGATTTCAGATTCCTTGATTTTCCGGGGATATGGCAGCATTTTTCGGTTCCGATCAGCGAATTCGACGAAAGTTCCTTCGAAGAGGGATTCGGTTTCGACGGTTCCAGCATTCGCGGCTGGCAGCCCATCAATGCCAGTGACATGCTGGTGGTTCCCGACCCGGGGACGGCCGTCATGGACCCTTTCATGCAAGTGCCGACCCTCACCGTGATCTGCAACGTCGTGGACCCGATCACCAAGGAAAAATACACTCGGGATCCGCGCCATATCGCTCAGAAGGCGGAAGCCTACCTCAACTTCACCGGGATCGGCGATACGGCCTACTTTGGACCGGAGGCCGAGTTTTTCATCTTCGACGACATCCGCTACGATACAGCGTCTCATTTCAGTTACTATCACCTGGATTCGGTTGAAGGGATCTGGAACAGCGGGCGTGCCGAGAATCCTAACCTGGGCTACAAGCCCCGCTACAAGGAAGGCTACTTTCCTGTGCCGCCTTCCGACTCCCTACAGGACCTGCGGTCCGAAATGGTCATGATCATGCAGCAGGTGGGGCTCCAGATCGAATGTCAGCATCACGAGGTGGCCACCGCCGGTCAGGCGGAAATCGACATGCGGTTCGCTCCGCTCGTCAAGATGGGCGACCAGCTCATGTGGTTCAAGTACATCATCAAAAACGTGGCTCGGAGGCACTGCAAGACGGTGACCTTCATGCCCAAGCCGCTTTTCGGTGACAACGGTTCCGGCATGCATACCCACGTGAGCCTCTGGAAGGAAGGCAAGCCGCTGTTCGCCGGTGATCGATATGCGGGTCTGAGCGAAATGGCGCTCCACGCGGTGGCCGGCGTTCTCAAGCACGCGGCGGCCCTTTGCGCGTTCACCAACCCGACCACCAATTCCTACAAGCGCCTTGTCCCCGGCTACGAAGCGCCGGTGAACCTGGCCTATTCCAGCCGGAACCGAAGCGCCTCCATCCGGATTCCCATGTATTCACCGTCGCCCAAGGCCAAGCGGATCGAAGTCCGGTTTCCGGACCCTTCGTGCAACGGCTACATCGCCTTCAGCGCCCTGCTCATGGCCGTGCTGGACGGCATCGAAAAGCGGATGGATCCCGGCGAACCGCTGGACAAGGACATTTACGCCCTGAGTCCCGAGGAGCTGGCGGATGTGCCGTCCACGCCGGGTTCCCTGGACGAGGCCATGAAGGCCCTGGAAAACGACAATGAATTCCTGCTGAAGGGCGATGTTTTCACGGAAGACGTGATTGAGACCTGGATCAAGTACAAGCGGGAAAGGGAAGTGGATCCGGTCCGGCTGCGGCCACATCCGTACGAGTTCATGCTGTACTATGACATTTAG